AGGGGGGAGAAGGCAGCTGCCCATGGCCAGGGCCGTCAGCCAGGACGGGGCCGTCCGCCTGCAGCCGGGCTGCGTGCAGGGGGGGACCCGGGCATCGCAGCGGGGCCACGGCGGCTGCTGCCATGCCGTGGGGGACACAGCTACTGCAAGGAGGGGCTGAGATGCATCCTTGCGCCCCAGCACccgcagccctgcacccccagtcctgctctgccctgcaggGACCGGGCATCGCACCCCTCCCACAGCCCGAGGCACCCCGGAGGGTCCCACAGcccctggggaaggggacagcaTTTCAGGGGACAGCATTtaagcaaaggggacagcattTAAGGGGACAGCATTTAAGGGGACAGCATTTAAGGGGACAGCATTTAAGGGGACAGCATTTAAGGGGACAGCATTTAAGGGGACAGCATTTAAGCAAAGGGGAGAACTGTTTCGGAAAGTCTgaaataatattatttatttttccatgtacAAAAGCCCCTGTTTGGGAGGGGAGAACATTAAAAGCAGCGTGGTGCCGGGTAGGGCACAGTCAGGCACGGTCAGGCACCGGCGCCCTGGTTTCAagtatggggggggggggtcagccTGCACCTATGGGGGggccctggccagcagctgtGTCTTTGGCTTCAGAGGACAGATTGGGACAAGGCACGTCCCCTCGCCGGctcccaggggagaggggatgtAGGGAATAAGGCAtcatggcagcagcagaggggggGCCCCAGCAGAGCCCGTAGTGTTGGTGGGGTGGGAGgcgagggcggggggggggactgGACCCCGCGGGAGAGGCGCCGGCGCCAACCCGCTGGGAGGGGGGCatggccggggagcggcgaggGGGCCGAGCTGCCCTCGGCTCCGCGAGGCAGCCGGCGATGCACGGCGCGAGAGGTCAGAGGAGGAATTTACAGTGTAACGTAGGGGCGAGCCCGGGGACGCACAAACCGCGGctccctcctggctgctgcagcagcaaactcGCGTTAAGACTCCTGGCAGAGGGTTTCCCTGGGGCCGTTAGCTGTCCTGCTCCGGCGGAGCCGCTTTCTTCCTGATCCGGCTGCGCAAGAGTCGGGAagagccctgggcagggagagggatgggTCAGGTCCCCCtcgccccagccccacgctgccgcGTTCCCCCCGCCACGGTACCTCTTTGCCCGGCGGCTTCTTCTTCGCTGCGCGCAGGCTCTGGCTGCGGGAGAGGGGCTTGGGGTGCCGGCTGCGGGGCGAAGACTCGGGCGAGATCTGCGAGTCCGACCAGAGCTCCTCGTCCTCCGTCTCGCTCTCGTACTGCTGGCTGGCCGAGGGCGTGCCGtaggctggggacaggggggcaGACGGCAATTCCCAGCGCATGTTCCCCCCCGGGCCTGGCTCGAGCCCCCCCACCGCTGTGATTTCCCCCCTCAAGCTcacccagcagctgcctgtggctctcctgctcctccaggtACAGGGGGTCCCGGTAGTGCACAGGGGCCTCGTCGGGGACGGAGCGCAGGTCCTGCATGCTGAAGCTCCGGAGCCTCCCGGCCAACGCGCCCTGGCTCTGGGAAAGGGGGGGGACACACAAAAAAGATGGAAGTGAGCCCCACAGCGCAAACCCCAAAGCACCCAAACATGGGGGCCAGGCAGCCACAGCCCAGGGCGATGCAATCCCACCGGGCAGGGCTCTGCACCCCTCTCCCGACACCCGCACCACACACGCTGCGGTGGCATTTTCCTCCCGGCATCCCCGGGGCCGAAGCATCCTCCGGGAAGCGGAGCAGCCTGGCCCATTCCCGCTACCTTGGCAGCCGCCTGGACCGCGGCCGTGGCCGCCATGTTGAGGCCCCTCTTGCCGAAGCGCACCATCGTCTCGTAGCCGCGCTCCCTGGCCTGGATGATGTACGTGTCGATCTCCTGCCGAAACGACCGCGGCGGTGCTGAGCGCCCAGGGCACCGCAGCCCAGGGCATCGCTGGCCCGGTGCCGGGAGCCCAGCGCCCTGCCGAGCCCCTGGCCAGCCCCCCAAGGACCGCCACCCCGAGCCAGGCAGCCCTTACCTTCTCCTTGCGGGACAGCGTGGGGTGCACGAATTTGCGGTAGAGCAGGCTGGCCCCCCGGGTGTAGGGGGAGAGCAGCCAGATGACGAAGGCCATCTTGATCTCGTAGTAGAAGGGAAACCTGCCGGAGAGCGGGGGGGAGACGGGGGTGAGCGGATGGCGGGGGGGCCCAAGGGCACGTCCTGCTCCCTTGCAGGAGGCAGGGTGCCTCTCCCCCTGGCATCAGGCCTGCAGACCCCACGCAAGGTCTGCCCggagccaggcaggcagcagggcagcccctgcccctctccttgcaggcagaggcagggggcagcccccctttccttcccccatgGCACGGGGACCCCGCCAgacccgctccccgccggcggcagcgccggcgcGCCCAGCCTCACCATGAGATGA
This Pelecanus crispus isolate bPelCri1 chromosome 21, bPelCri1.pri, whole genome shotgun sequence DNA region includes the following protein-coding sequences:
- the REEP4 gene encoding receptor expression-enhancing protein 4 isoform X4, whose product is MVSWMLSRVIVLLFGLLYPAYASYKAVKTKNIREYVRWMMYWIIFALFTATETFTDLLISWFPFYYEIKMAFVIWLLSPYTRGASLLYRKFVHPTLSRKEKEIDTYIIQARERGYETMVRFGKRGLNMAATAAVQAAAKSQGALAGRLRSFSMQDLRSVPDEAPVHYRDPLYLEEQESHRQLLGELEGGNHSGGGDEELWSDSQISPESSPRSRHPKPLSRSQSLRAAKKKPPGKEGSSRLLRSRIRKKAAPPEQDS
- the REEP4 gene encoding receptor expression-enhancing protein 4 isoform X3 → MVSWMLSRVIVLLFGLLYPAYASYKAVKTKNIREYVRWMMYWIIFALFTATETFTDLLISWFPFYYEIKMAFVIWLLSPYTRGASLLYRKFVHPTLSRKEKEIDTYIIQARERGYETMVRFGKRGLNMAATAAVQAAAKSQGALAGRLRSFSMQDLRSVPDEAPVHYRDPLYLEEQESHRQPPAYGTPSASQQYESETEDEELWSDSQISPESSPRSRHPKPLSRSQSLRAAKKKPPGKEGSSRLLRSRIRKKAAPPEQDS
- the REEP4 gene encoding receptor expression-enhancing protein 4 isoform X1; this translates as MVSWMLSRVIVLLFGLLYPAYASYKAVKTKNIREYVRWMMYWIIFALFTATETFTDLLISWFPFYYEIKMAFVIWLLSPYTRGASLLYRKFVHPTLSRKEKEIDTYIIQARERGYETMVRFGKRGLNMAATAAVQAAAKSQGALAGRLRSFSMQDLRSVPDEAPVHYRDPLYLEEQESHRQLLAYGTPSASQQYESETEDEELWSDSQISPESSPRSRHPKPLSRSQSLRAAKKKPPGKEGSSRLLRSRIRKKAAPPEQDS
- the REEP4 gene encoding receptor expression-enhancing protein 4 isoform X2 gives rise to the protein MVSWMLSRVIVLLFGLLYPAYASYKAVKTKNIREYVRWMMYWIIFALFTATETFTDLLISWFPFYYEIKMAFVIWLLSPYTRGASLLYRKFVHPTLSRKEKEIDTYIIQARERGYETMVRFGKRGLNMAATAAVQAAAKSQGALAGRLRSFSMQDLRSVPDEAPVHYRDPLYLEEQESHRQLLGELEGGNHSGGGSETEDEELWSDSQISPESSPRSRHPKPLSRSQSLRAAKKKPPGKEGSSRLLRSRIRKKAAPPEQDS